In Methylocystis echinoides, one genomic interval encodes:
- a CDS encoding DUF4838 domain-containing protein, with protein MLIRRLTFLLLFAAWSVPAVGATAGGGGGQPLEIVGGGRSAALIISSPRAGRFEAQAAQDLQKYIARMTGVTLPLVSAPEAVDKALKSGRPLVIIGDAALQLNPEIKAKLASVVKPKPRLRADAIALLRDRNRIFLAGVNDESHYFAVAELLRAWGVRWFMPGDFGECVPTESRLTVGDLEVYYAPPFEIRAFWVSWSGDATGVTDFQLRNMMVSATTVPPNGHSLGQFMKGLGTSVFDVPLTDPKSAEHVANAVDSLYAAGEGISLSMEDGLYASTYPRDVELGKLQWDKYSLRPSVTDAMLELLNNVARRLRERHPESRSKIGFLIYSNMFLPPVRKVALEPSLYGVIAPIDIDPIHSVDDPRSPQKQEYLDILKKWMKVTQGRLTIYDYDQSMLVWRDLPNPSHQAFEADVKAYRDAGVLGISTESRMALATTFTNLYLRARLMWKPDSDVSELLEDFYAKFFGPARKPMRDYWSAIFDAWRKTNVTEHEFFVIPAIYTSGLVERLGASLQEAERAVENLRASGGALAPADALYVERVRFVRLGYETIKHYVEMTRAGARDLDYEKAAVAGDQGLRARDALTEMNKAFTTPRFESGDAFWKGEIDQYRRLLSLTNGEKGRLLAALPLEWSFHRDREGKGMERGYADGPLDLSFWREHRGEYDLDTRKDYPADKWETVRTDLYVQAQGVRDPDQRSFTGDIWYRTTIALSPDQLAAKPHIHFPGLFNACELYIDGTLVAKRQQFEPWWFNDYKFEWDVSLANKASVGDNIIALRCHNPHHLGGMFRRPFLYAPIDGGAH; from the coding sequence ATGCTGATCCGGCGATTGACATTCCTCCTTCTCTTCGCAGCATGGAGCGTTCCCGCTGTTGGGGCGACGGCTGGCGGCGGGGGCGGTCAACCCCTGGAGATCGTCGGCGGCGGACGAAGCGCCGCCCTTATCATCAGCTCGCCGCGCGCCGGCCGTTTTGAAGCGCAGGCCGCCCAGGATTTGCAAAAATACATCGCGCGCATGACCGGCGTGACCTTGCCGCTCGTCAGCGCTCCGGAGGCAGTCGACAAGGCCCTCAAGAGCGGCCGTCCGTTGGTGATAATTGGGGACGCCGCTTTGCAGCTCAATCCGGAGATCAAGGCGAAGCTCGCGTCTGTGGTCAAGCCAAAGCCGCGTCTTCGTGCGGACGCCATAGCGCTGTTGCGAGATCGAAACCGCATTTTTCTCGCGGGCGTCAATGACGAGAGTCATTATTTCGCCGTTGCGGAACTCCTTCGCGCATGGGGCGTGCGCTGGTTTATGCCGGGCGATTTCGGAGAATGCGTTCCGACGGAGTCCAGGCTCACGGTCGGCGACCTCGAGGTTTATTATGCACCGCCGTTCGAAATACGCGCGTTCTGGGTTTCCTGGTCGGGAGACGCGACCGGCGTAACGGATTTCCAGCTGCGTAACATGATGGTGAGCGCGACGACCGTTCCCCCGAACGGCCACAGCCTCGGTCAATTCATGAAAGGCCTTGGGACGAGCGTTTTCGATGTCCCGCTCACCGATCCAAAAAGCGCTGAACACGTCGCCAATGCGGTCGACAGCCTATATGCCGCGGGCGAGGGCATCTCGCTCAGCATGGAGGATGGTCTCTACGCTTCCACTTATCCGCGCGACGTCGAACTTGGAAAGCTGCAGTGGGATAAATACTCGCTCCGCCCCTCCGTTACCGACGCCATGCTGGAGTTGCTGAACAATGTGGCGCGACGACTGCGGGAGCGTCATCCCGAAAGTCGGTCGAAGATCGGGTTTCTCATTTACTCGAATATGTTTCTTCCGCCGGTACGGAAGGTCGCGCTGGAGCCTTCACTCTACGGCGTGATCGCTCCAATCGACATTGACCCTATTCACAGCGTCGACGATCCGCGCTCTCCGCAGAAGCAAGAATATCTGGACATACTGAAGAAGTGGATGAAAGTAACTCAAGGCCGACTTACGATCTATGACTATGATCAGTCCATGCTCGTCTGGCGCGATCTGCCCAATCCAAGTCACCAGGCTTTCGAGGCGGACGTGAAGGCCTATCGGGACGCCGGCGTCTTAGGGATATCGACCGAAAGCCGGATGGCGCTGGCGACGACCTTCACCAATCTCTATCTGCGCGCCCGACTCATGTGGAAGCCGGACTCCGACGTTTCTGAGTTGCTCGAGGACTTCTATGCGAAGTTTTTCGGACCCGCGCGAAAGCCGATGCGAGACTATTGGTCGGCGATTTTCGACGCCTGGAGGAAGACGAACGTCACCGAGCATGAATTCTTCGTTATTCCCGCCATCTACACTTCTGGGCTCGTCGAACGCCTTGGCGCATCGCTTCAGGAAGCAGAAAGGGCGGTGGAGAACTTGCGCGCGTCGGGCGGCGCCCTCGCTCCCGCCGACGCTCTTTACGTCGAGAGGGTGCGCTTCGTTCGTCTCGGATACGAGACCATCAAGCATTATGTAGAAATGACCAGGGCGGGGGCGCGCGACCTCGATTACGAGAAAGCCGCCGTCGCCGGCGACCAAGGTCTACGGGCGCGCGACGCGCTCACGGAAATGAACAAGGCCTTCACGACGCCCCGCTTCGAGTCCGGCGACGCCTTTTGGAAAGGCGAAATCGACCAATACAGACGCCTTCTTTCCCTGACCAACGGGGAAAAGGGCCGTCTTCTCGCCGCGCTTCCTTTGGAGTGGAGTTTTCACCGGGATCGTGAAGGAAAGGGGATGGAGCGCGGCTACGCCGACGGCCCGCTCGATCTGTCATTCTGGCGCGAGCATCGCGGAGAATACGATCTCGACACGCGGAAAGATTATCCGGCCGACAAGTGGGAGACGGTCCGAACGGATCTGTATGTCCAGGCGCAAGGCGTTCGCGATCCGGATCAGCGGAGCTTTACGGGCGACATCTGGTATCGCACGACGATCGCGCTATCGCCGGACCAATTGGCGGCGAAGCCCCACATTCATTTTCCGGGGCTCTTCAACGCCTGTGAACTCTATATCGACGGGACCTTGGTCGCGAAACGCCAGCAGTTCGAGCCGTGGTGGTTCAACGATTACAAGTTCGAATGGGACGTCTCGCTCGCCAACAAAGCAAGCGTAGGAGATAACATCATCGCGCTTCGTTGCCACAATCCACACCACCTTGGCGGCATGTTCCGCCGTCCGTTTCTCTATGCGCCCATTGACGGCGGCGCCCACTGA
- a CDS encoding alpha/beta fold hydrolase, translating into MALLGLVAVGLGACASDGLDASDRASFLALAAEPAHVPIFVVSTRREDGAGESGAHGRFSLVSISVPPYHRAGVVEGPTFGAPRAGRNFAVESRRNLNETLFFDEIAAHVSGRPSSRDILVYVHGYDTSLNEAQFRTAQLTLDSRFEGTSALFTWDSISRRGLSAYHSDKESATVARDALENLLLDLARVEGVGRIHVLAHSMGAWLAMESLRSIAISGRPDLDGKLGEVMLAAPDIDLSVFSQQLARVGAEHVTVFVSNTDRVLSISAHIAGDRPRLGAMDPSNPKDRAALEALGVSVRDLSRLNTDVMGHNTFAEVPAVVRQIGAQMATAAEGDESGKVETADSEERQ; encoded by the coding sequence ATGGCGCTTTTAGGGCTAGTCGCCGTCGGACTCGGCGCCTGCGCGTCGGACGGTCTCGACGCCTCGGATCGAGCAAGCTTCCTCGCCCTCGCGGCCGAGCCGGCGCATGTGCCGATTTTCGTGGTCTCGACGAGACGGGAAGACGGAGCCGGCGAGAGCGGCGCCCACGGGCGTTTCTCTCTGGTTTCCATCAGTGTGCCTCCCTACCACAGGGCCGGAGTCGTCGAAGGCCCCACCTTCGGCGCGCCAAGGGCAGGTCGCAACTTCGCAGTCGAGTCGCGTCGAAACTTGAATGAGACGTTGTTTTTCGATGAGATCGCCGCTCATGTGTCGGGCCGGCCCTCCAGCAGGGACATCCTCGTCTATGTCCATGGTTACGACACGAGCCTGAATGAAGCTCAGTTTCGTACGGCGCAACTCACGCTGGATTCCCGCTTCGAGGGAACATCGGCTCTGTTTACTTGGGACTCGATCTCCCGGCGCGGCCTCTCCGCCTATCATTCCGACAAGGAAAGCGCGACTGTGGCGAGAGACGCGCTGGAAAATCTACTGCTGGATCTCGCTCGGGTCGAAGGCGTGGGGCGGATCCATGTCCTGGCCCATTCGATGGGCGCGTGGCTGGCGATGGAGAGTTTGCGCTCGATCGCGATCTCGGGCCGTCCAGATCTGGACGGGAAACTCGGTGAAGTGATGCTGGCTGCGCCGGACATCGATCTCAGCGTCTTCAGCCAGCAGCTTGCGCGCGTTGGCGCCGAGCATGTAACGGTTTTTGTTTCTAATACGGATCGCGTGCTGTCGATCTCGGCTCATATCGCGGGCGACCGCCCGAGGCTGGGCGCAATGGATCCCAGCAACCCCAAGGACCGCGCCGCGCTCGAAGCTTTAGGCGTTTCGGTGCGCGACCTGTCGCGACTGAACACGGATGTCATGGGACATAACACGTTTGCTGAGGTCCCCGCCGTCGTCCGTCAGATCGGAGCCCAAATGGCGACAGCCGCCGAAGGCGACGAGAGCGGCAAAGTGGAGACGGCTGACAGCGAAGAGCGTCAATAA
- a CDS encoding copper resistance CopC family protein, whose amino-acid sequence MTWRLLTLSTVLFMHATSSAVAHASLIQASPQPGAVVAGDRVSIELRFDSRLDARFSGLKLLRADDNQAALTMESANSPSVLRASGTGLTEGRYVLYWRVLSVDGHANQGEIKFEVRP is encoded by the coding sequence ATGACCTGGCGACTGCTCACGCTTTCGACTGTCCTTTTCATGCACGCAACGTCAAGCGCGGTTGCGCACGCTTCTCTTATTCAGGCGTCTCCCCAGCCAGGCGCAGTTGTCGCAGGCGATCGCGTGTCGATCGAGCTTCGTTTCGATAGTCGCCTCGATGCGCGCTTTTCCGGTCTCAAGCTGTTGAGGGCGGACGACAATCAGGCGGCGCTGACGATGGAGTCCGCGAATTCGCCGAGCGTATTGAGGGCAAGCGGAACGGGACTGACTGAAGGGCGTTACGTCCTCTATTGGCGTGTCTTGAGCGTCGATGGGCACGCCAATCAAGGCGAGATCAAGTTCGAAGTGAGGCCATGA
- a CDS encoding CopD family protein, with product MRMQAFLSIYSLIDWILRGAAMAAQTVAVGGATYFLLTLAPSNASGGGRAALDRFCMRVMFWSATASCVAQLMAAAALTAFLIGSAGADLKTAMSADAITFHVVSACAAFALACVARWPRLWTPWTLVLPSSILIVAHTGLTHAASRTEVSAAMLVAEMLHLLALAAWIGGVPYFVASLRMLGDRESYRFVARRFSAVSFVSVFVVVATGVFMAVPFAGSLGGLYQTNYGLLISTKSVLLIILLCLGAMNFLAIRKLQRDSALTLRSAPIIAETEVGVGLIAIFCAAALAASPLASETSASRPDTADIAKRFELAWPRLESPAFAQPSAVDSPAIEIPVAPRPSTSQPERSAFDIAWSEAHHHYAALIVVAAGLVALFSQSRRIGRFTRNWPALFLVLAGYLFVVADEDAWPLGKIGFFESLATPRIAQHKFMIALIAAFAIYEWRVQLQRFKSQWPSYVFPLTLAAAAAFLLTHYGHTDSKEEVLIEISHTPVALIGVIAAIARWLEIRLPASSLSRVAGIVWPIAFMAGGAFLLLYRETF from the coding sequence ATGAGGATGCAGGCGTTCCTGTCCATCTACAGCTTGATCGACTGGATTTTGCGAGGGGCCGCGATGGCGGCTCAGACAGTTGCGGTCGGAGGAGCGACATATTTTCTCCTGACGCTCGCCCCTTCAAACGCAAGCGGCGGCGGACGCGCCGCACTCGATCGCTTTTGCATGCGCGTCATGTTTTGGTCAGCCACGGCGTCTTGCGTTGCGCAGCTCATGGCCGCCGCCGCGCTCACAGCGTTTCTCATCGGCTCGGCGGGCGCTGATCTGAAGACCGCGATGAGCGCGGACGCCATTACTTTCCATGTCGTTTCTGCATGCGCGGCTTTCGCCCTCGCCTGCGTGGCCCGCTGGCCGCGGCTCTGGACGCCCTGGACGCTTGTGCTGCCGTCTTCTATCCTCATCGTCGCGCATACGGGGCTGACGCATGCCGCGAGCAGGACGGAAGTCTCCGCCGCGATGCTCGTGGCGGAGATGCTCCATCTCTTGGCCCTGGCCGCGTGGATCGGCGGCGTCCCCTACTTCGTCGCGTCGCTGCGCATGCTCGGCGACCGTGAGAGCTACAGATTTGTCGCCAGGCGTTTCTCCGCCGTCTCATTTGTGTCTGTCTTTGTCGTCGTCGCCACCGGCGTTTTCATGGCCGTTCCTTTCGCAGGCTCGCTGGGGGGGCTCTACCAAACGAATTATGGCCTGCTGATCAGCACGAAGAGCGTGTTGCTGATTATCCTTCTCTGTCTGGGGGCCATGAATTTCCTCGCGATACGAAAGCTTCAGCGCGATTCCGCTCTGACCCTTCGAAGCGCGCCAATCATCGCAGAGACGGAAGTCGGCGTCGGCCTTATTGCAATTTTTTGCGCGGCCGCCCTCGCCGCATCGCCTTTGGCGTCTGAAACGTCAGCGTCGCGACCCGACACGGCGGATATCGCAAAGCGCTTCGAGCTTGCTTGGCCACGCCTGGAGAGCCCCGCTTTTGCGCAGCCATCCGCGGTTGACTCACCCGCAATTGAGATCCCCGTCGCGCCCCGACCCTCGACGTCGCAGCCTGAGCGCAGCGCCTTCGATATTGCGTGGTCCGAAGCGCATCACCACTACGCGGCGCTCATTGTCGTCGCCGCGGGACTCGTGGCGCTCTTCTCGCAAAGCAGGCGCATCGGCCGCTTCACGCGAAACTGGCCAGCGCTCTTCCTTGTCCTTGCGGGCTATCTCTTCGTCGTGGCCGATGAAGACGCATGGCCGCTCGGCAAGATCGGTTTTTTCGAAAGTCTGGCGACGCCGCGGATTGCGCAGCATAAGTTCATGATCGCGCTGATTGCGGCCTTCGCGATATATGAATGGCGCGTGCAGCTGCAAAGATTTAAGTCGCAATGGCCGTCTTATGTCTTTCCGCTGACGCTCGCGGCCGCCGCGGCGTTCCTGCTGACTCACTACGGCCATACCGACAGCAAGGAAGAAGTGCTGATCGAGATCAGCCATACGCCTGTTGCGCTGATCGGCGTGATCGCGGCGATTGCCCGCTGGCTGGAGATTCGTCTGCCCGCATCGTCGCTGAGCCGGGTTGCCGGGATCGTGTGGCCGATCGCTTTCATGGCCGGGGGCGCGTTCTTATTGCTGTATCGGGAAACTTTCTAG
- a CDS encoding alpha/beta hydrolase, whose amino-acid sequence METFVSNGVEIAYSDFEPLSEDRREPIVLIHGFASTHAVNWLFTQWVKTLTEDGRRVIAFDSRGHGRSQKLYDPAQYTLDLMAQDVANLLDHLSIARADVMGYSLGGRIGTVLALTRPERVRSLILGGIGQYLVQEAGLPGGLAEAMEAERIEDVDTPMMKIFRGFAESTRSDLKALAACVRGARKTIDPALLARIECPVLICVGTRDDVAGDPAPLEPLFRNVRLVDIPGRDHNRAVGDRIYKQAALEFLAQRP is encoded by the coding sequence ATGGAAACTTTCGTCTCGAATGGCGTCGAGATAGCCTATTCGGATTTCGAGCCCCTCAGCGAAGACCGGCGTGAGCCGATCGTTCTCATTCACGGTTTCGCCTCCACGCACGCGGTCAACTGGCTTTTTACCCAATGGGTCAAGACGTTGACCGAGGACGGCCGCCGCGTGATCGCTTTCGACAGCCGGGGTCACGGCCGGTCGCAGAAGCTTTACGATCCCGCTCAGTATACGCTCGATCTGATGGCCCAGGACGTCGCCAATCTGCTCGATCACCTCTCCATCGCCCGCGCCGACGTGATGGGCTACTCGCTGGGCGGCCGGATCGGAACCGTCTTGGCCCTCACGAGACCCGAGCGGGTGCGCTCGCTCATTCTCGGCGGCATCGGCCAATATCTGGTCCAGGAGGCCGGCCTCCCCGGCGGCCTCGCCGAGGCCATGGAGGCCGAGCGGATCGAGGACGTCGATACGCCCATGATGAAGATTTTCCGCGGCTTCGCCGAATCGACCCGAAGCGATCTCAAGGCGCTAGCCGCCTGCGTGCGGGGCGCGCGCAAGACGATCGATCCGGCGCTGCTTGCGCGGATCGAATGCCCCGTGCTGATCTGCGTCGGCACGCGCGACGACGTCGCCGGGGACCCCGCCCCGCTCGAGCCGCTGTTTCGCAACGTCCGCCTCGTCGACATCCCCGGCCGCGACCACAACCGGGCGGTCGGGGACCGGATCTACAAACAGGCGGCGCTCGAATTCCTGGCCCAACGGCCCTGA
- the cysE gene encoding serine O-acetyltransferase, giving the protein MAADPREKTASVIDFDPLLARLRLEAEDVLRREPELGGFVHGAILAQDSVAGVVTHRVAQRLDRPEAPYAAIKQAFDACLARSPAILEAFRADLLAVLERDPACTRLLEPALYFKGFHALQSYRLAHWLWMNGRSDFALTLQSLSSQIFQTDIHPAARIGKGVFIDHATGVVIGATSVIEDDVSMLHGVTLGGTGKSRGDRHPKVRRGVLIGAGAKVLGNIEIGRCAMIAAGSVVLDSVPANKTVAGVPARIVGDSKCAEPALAMDQMLAVLDAASDTRTGL; this is encoded by the coding sequence ATGGCCGCCGACCCGCGCGAGAAAACCGCGTCCGTGATCGATTTCGACCCCTTGCTCGCCCGGCTGCGGCTCGAGGCGGAGGACGTGCTGCGGCGCGAGCCGGAGCTCGGCGGTTTTGTCCATGGAGCGATTCTGGCCCAGGATTCGGTTGCAGGGGTCGTCACGCATCGCGTCGCCCAGCGCCTCGACCGGCCCGAGGCTCCCTATGCAGCCATAAAACAGGCCTTTGACGCCTGCCTCGCCCGCTCGCCGGCGATTCTCGAGGCGTTCCGCGCCGACCTTCTCGCCGTGCTCGAACGCGATCCGGCCTGCACGCGGCTCTTGGAGCCGGCGCTCTATTTCAAGGGCTTCCACGCCTTGCAGAGCTACCGTCTGGCCCATTGGCTGTGGATGAACGGGCGCAGCGATTTCGCCCTCACGCTGCAGAGCCTGTCCTCGCAGATTTTCCAGACCGACATTCACCCCGCTGCGCGGATCGGCAAAGGCGTCTTCATCGATCACGCCACCGGCGTCGTCATCGGCGCGACGAGCGTGATCGAGGACGACGTCTCGATGCTGCATGGCGTGACGCTCGGCGGCACCGGCAAATCGCGCGGAGACCGCCATCCGAAGGTCAGGCGCGGCGTCCTGATCGGGGCGGGGGCGAAAGTTCTCGGCAATATTGAGATCGGCCGCTGCGCCATGATTGCGGCGGGCTCGGTGGTGCTCGATTCCGTGCCCGCGAACAAGACGGTGGCGGGCGTGCCGGCGCGGATCGTCGGCGATTCGAAATGTGCGGAGCCGGCTCTGGCCATGGACCAGATGCTCGCGGTATTGGATGCGGCGTCGGACACGAGGACGGGGCTTTAA
- the parC gene encoding DNA topoisomerase IV subunit A — protein MAQKGGSAGKGRDGGGESVVTPVDLREALEERYLRYALSTITDRALPDARDGLKPVHRRILYGMHVLRLDPGAPFKKCAKIVGDVMGSYHPHGDQAIYDALVRLAQDFSSRYPLVDGQGNFGNIDGDSAAAYRYTEARMTAVARALLEGIDEDAIDFKPNYSGEEKEPVVLPSALPNMLANGAQGIAVGMATSIPPHNLAELCDAALYLISHRGATSEQLLTFVQGPDFPTGGVIVDKRAEIVEAYRTGRGSFRVRARWTREELPRGGWVAVVTEIPYGVQKSRLIEKLAELIAERKLPLVADVRDESAEDVRIVFEPRTRAIDPALMMETLFKLSELESRFSLNMNVLVDGVTPRVVSLDEALRQWLDHRRAVLQRRSRHRLAAILRRIEQLEGMVIVFLNLDEVIRIIREEDDAKGELKKAFKLTDLQVDYILDTRLRSLRRLEEMELRRELDNLSKERADLEALLADDAKQWKAIASQVRDLKKLYGPTTPVGKRRTTFEDAPATVDLDLAEAMIEREPITVVVSKKGWIRALKGHVQDLSSLQFKSDDALDTSFFAQTTSKILALATNGKAYTLDASKLPGGRGHGEPIRLYADVDEGAELARVMPHRGGDSLLIVADDGRGFVVAQDDLLSSTKKGRAVLSVDPPARLKVVTEAEGDHVAIIGENRKLLVFPLEEAPRMARGKGVRMQRYKDGGVSDAKVFALADGLTWTDSAGRVFTVAAAELSEWMGHRAEAGRLPPRGFPKNNRFGG, from the coding sequence ATGGCGCAGAAAGGCGGTTCGGCGGGGAAGGGCAGGGACGGCGGCGGCGAGAGCGTGGTGACGCCCGTCGATCTGCGCGAGGCGCTCGAGGAGCGCTATCTGCGCTACGCGCTCTCGACGATCACCGACCGCGCGCTGCCCGACGCGCGCGACGGCCTGAAGCCCGTGCATCGGCGCATTCTCTACGGGATGCATGTGCTGCGGCTCGACCCCGGCGCGCCGTTCAAGAAATGCGCCAAGATCGTCGGCGACGTGATGGGCTCCTACCACCCGCATGGCGACCAGGCGATCTATGACGCGCTGGTGCGGCTCGCGCAGGATTTCTCGTCGCGCTATCCGCTCGTCGACGGACAAGGAAACTTCGGCAATATCGACGGCGATTCGGCCGCCGCCTATCGCTACACGGAAGCGCGCATGACTGCCGTCGCGCGCGCCCTTCTCGAGGGCATCGACGAGGACGCGATCGACTTCAAGCCCAATTACTCCGGCGAAGAAAAGGAGCCGGTGGTTCTGCCGTCCGCGCTCCCCAATATGCTCGCCAATGGCGCGCAGGGCATCGCGGTCGGCATGGCGACCTCCATTCCGCCGCATAATCTTGCCGAGCTCTGCGACGCCGCGCTCTATCTCATCTCGCATCGCGGCGCGACGAGCGAGCAATTGCTCACCTTCGTGCAGGGGCCGGACTTTCCGACCGGCGGCGTGATCGTCGACAAGCGCGCGGAGATCGTTGAGGCCTATCGCACCGGCCGCGGCTCCTTCCGGGTGCGCGCCCGCTGGACGCGGGAAGAACTGCCGCGCGGCGGCTGGGTCGCCGTCGTCACGGAGATACCCTATGGCGTGCAGAAGTCGCGGCTGATCGAAAAGCTCGCCGAGCTGATCGCCGAGCGCAAGCTCCCCCTCGTCGCCGACGTGCGCGACGAATCGGCGGAGGACGTGCGCATCGTCTTCGAGCCGCGCACGCGCGCCATCGATCCGGCGCTGATGATGGAGACGCTCTTCAAGCTCTCCGAACTCGAGAGCCGTTTCAGCCTGAATATGAATGTGCTGGTCGACGGCGTGACCCCGCGCGTCGTCTCGCTCGACGAAGCGCTGCGGCAGTGGCTCGACCACCGCCGCGCCGTCTTGCAGCGCCGTTCGCGCCACCGGCTCGCGGCGATCCTGCGCAGGATCGAGCAGTTGGAAGGCATGGTCATCGTCTTCCTCAATCTCGACGAGGTGATCCGCATCATCCGCGAGGAGGACGACGCCAAGGGCGAGCTGAAGAAGGCGTTCAAGCTTACCGATCTGCAGGTCGATTACATCCTCGACACGCGGCTGCGCTCCTTGCGCCGGCTCGAAGAGATGGAGCTGCGTCGCGAGCTCGACAACCTCTCCAAGGAGCGCGCCGACCTCGAGGCGTTGCTCGCGGACGACGCCAAGCAGTGGAAGGCGATCGCGAGCCAGGTGCGCGACCTCAAGAAGCTCTATGGCCCGACGACCCCCGTCGGCAAGCGCCGCACCACTTTCGAAGACGCGCCCGCGACCGTCGATCTCGATCTCGCGGAGGCGATGATCGAGCGCGAGCCGATCACCGTCGTCGTCTCGAAAAAGGGCTGGATTCGCGCGCTGAAAGGCCATGTGCAGGATTTGTCGTCGCTGCAGTTCAAGAGCGACGACGCGCTGGACACGTCCTTTTTCGCGCAGACGACCTCGAAGATTCTGGCGCTCGCGACGAACGGCAAGGCCTATACGCTCGACGCGTCGAAACTGCCGGGCGGGCGCGGCCATGGCGAGCCGATCCGGCTCTACGCCGACGTCGACGAGGGCGCGGAGCTCGCGCGCGTCATGCCGCATCGCGGCGGGGACTCGCTGCTGATCGTCGCCGACGACGGGCGCGGCTTCGTCGTCGCGCAGGACGATCTTCTGTCGTCGACCAAGAAGGGCAGGGCCGTTCTCTCCGTCGATCCGCCGGCGCGGCTGAAAGTCGTGACCGAGGCCGAGGGCGACCATGTCGCGATCATTGGCGAGAACAGAAAGCTTCTGGTTTTCCCGCTGGAAGAGGCGCCGCGCATGGCGCGCGGCAAGGGCGTGCGCATGCAGCGTTACAAGGACGGCGGCGTCTCGGATGCGAAAGTGTTTGCGCTGGCCGACGGGCTGACATGGACGGACTCCGCCGGCCGCGTCTTCACCGTGGCGGCGGCGGAGCTTTCCGAATGGATGGGCCACCGCGCCGAGGCGGGGCGGCTGCCGCCGCGGGGGTTCCCGAAGAATAACAGGTTTGGAGGGTGA
- the recO gene encoding DNA repair protein RecO, whose amino-acid sequence MEWQDEGLVIGVRKHGETSVILELMTRAHGRHLGVVRGGRSKAMRPVLQPGNLVAANWRARLEDHLGVFSVEPLASRAARYLDRGAALHGVAALTALLRLLPERDPQEEIFDMANAIAAGLDSADAAAPLMARFELSLLAALGFGLDLQSCALTGAREGLAFVSPKSGRAVNRDAGAPWSARLLPYPRFLQDASEAPSVSEIVDAFRLTGYFLTRDVLAPRSVSMPASRALYLEALGGKT is encoded by the coding sequence ATGGAATGGCAGGACGAGGGCCTCGTCATCGGCGTCAGAAAGCACGGCGAGACCTCCGTGATTCTGGAGCTGATGACTCGCGCGCATGGCCGCCATCTCGGCGTCGTGCGCGGCGGCCGGTCAAAGGCGATGCGTCCAGTCCTGCAGCCCGGAAATCTGGTGGCCGCCAATTGGCGGGCCCGGCTCGAGGATCATCTGGGCGTCTTTTCCGTCGAGCCGCTCGCCAGCCGGGCCGCGCGTTATCTGGATCGGGGCGCAGCGCTGCATGGCGTCGCCGCGCTGACGGCGCTGCTGCGGCTGCTTCCGGAACGCGATCCTCAGGAGGAAATCTTCGACATGGCGAACGCCATCGCCGCGGGGCTCGATTCGGCGGACGCCGCGGCGCCGTTGATGGCCCGCTTCGAGCTCTCTCTGCTCGCGGCGCTCGGCTTCGGTCTCGACTTGCAGAGCTGCGCCTTGACAGGCGCGCGCGAAGGGCTCGCCTTTGTCTCGCCGAAGTCGGGCCGCGCCGTCAATCGCGACGCGGGCGCGCCGTGGAGCGCGCGGCTCCTGCCTTATCCGCGCTTTCTGCAGGATGCGTCAGAGGCCCCCTCAGTCTCGGAGATCGTCGACGCTTTCCGTCTGACCGGCTATTTTTTGACGCGCGACGTGCTCGCGCCGCGCAGCGTCTCCATGCCAGCCTCGCGGGCGCTCTATCTCGAAGCGCTCGGCGGGAAGACTTAG
- a CDS encoding DUF1737 domain-containing protein has translation MAKKHKVLTVYRYLTGPDDAAFCHRVTEALSKGWSLHGGPTLTFDTAQNRVICGQAIVKDVEGIEYSPEMKLSEQ, from the coding sequence ATGGCCAAGAAGCACAAAGTTCTGACCGTCTACCGCTATCTCACCGGCCCCGACGACGCGGCCTTCTGCCACCGCGTCACGGAGGCGCTGAGCAAGGGCTGGAGCCTCCATGGCGGACCGACGTTGACCTTCGACACGGCGCAAAATCGCGTGATCTGCGGTCAGGCGATCGTCAAGGACGTGGAGGGGATCGAGTACAGCCCCGAGATGAAGCTGTCCGAGCAGTAA